One window of the Microvirga mediterraneensis genome contains the following:
- a CDS encoding HAD family hydrolase has translation MLMIFDCDGVLVDSEPLSCRIDAEVLTACGVPYTADAVAREFTGVSIKDQISRIESERGIRLPEDFTERLNRTLFARFETDLKPTEGVREAILSLPYPRCVASSSIPERIALSLRVTGLSDLFDDIFSSTQVARGKPAPDLFLHAARRMSTAPDHCLVVEDSIAGVQAATAAGMRVIGFTGGGHCGPDHGEKLRQAGATNVIGRMVDLQAAVQGSL, from the coding sequence ATGCTGATGATCTTCGACTGCGACGGCGTGCTGGTCGATTCGGAGCCGCTGAGCTGCCGGATCGACGCGGAGGTTCTGACGGCCTGCGGCGTGCCCTACACGGCCGACGCCGTGGCCCGCGAGTTTACCGGCGTCAGCATCAAGGACCAGATCAGCCGCATCGAATCGGAGCGCGGCATCCGGCTGCCCGAGGATTTCACGGAGCGGCTCAACAGGACCCTGTTCGCCCGTTTCGAAACGGACCTGAAGCCCACCGAGGGCGTACGCGAGGCAATTCTGTCCCTCCCCTACCCGCGCTGCGTCGCCTCGTCGTCCATCCCTGAACGGATCGCCCTGTCGCTACGCGTCACTGGCCTCTCAGACCTCTTCGACGACATCTTCAGCTCGACCCAGGTGGCGCGCGGGAAGCCGGCTCCCGACCTGTTTCTTCATGCGGCTCGACGCATGAGCACCGCCCCCGATCATTGCCTGGTCGTCGAGGATTCCATCGCGGGCGTTCAGGCGGCGACGGCCGCCGGGATGCGCGTGATAGGGTTCACAGGCGGCGGCCATTGCGGGCCCGACCATGGGGAGAAGCTCCGGCAAGCGGGAGCCACAAACGTCATCGGCCGGATGGTGGATTTGCAGGCTGCTGTGCAGGGCTCTCTGTAG
- the gcvPB gene encoding aminomethyl-transferring glycine dehydrogenase subunit GcvPB — MLNRQGRPSSAGEAGTTAHPTFTGNKALAQIEPLLFEIGRHDTTGVDFDEPEDFQPRLGGLERKEAIGLPGLSEPETMRHYVRLSQQNYGIDTGLFPLGSCTMKHNARLNERMARLPGFADVHPLQPVSTVQGALELMNELGRYLVTLTNMTAVALSPKAGAHGELCGMMAIKAAIEAKGEGATRNVVLVPDSAHGTNPATAALIGFKVKAVPAREDGSVHVEDVKKLLGPDVAAIMLTNPNTCGLFEPQVAEIAKAIHDAGAYFYCDGANFNAIVGKAKPGDLGVDAMHINLHKTFSTPHGGGGPGSGPVVLSARLAPFAPVPFVRAGRDGGFELVEQESDAAEKPFGRMTAFHGQMGMYVRALSYMLSHGADGMKQASEDAVLNANYIRAGLSDLLSLPFGNKPCMHEVLFDDAWLKDTGVTTLDVAKAMIDEGYHPMTMYFPLVVHGAMLIEPTESESKSSLDLFIATLRDLAMAAKNGDKERFTGAPYHAPRRRLDETRAARSPVLKWTPPEPVAEAAE, encoded by the coding sequence ATGTTGAACCGCCAGGGACGTCCCTCTTCCGCCGGAGAAGCCGGCACCACCGCGCATCCGACCTTCACAGGCAACAAGGCGCTGGCGCAGATCGAGCCGCTGCTCTTCGAGATCGGCCGTCACGACACGACCGGCGTCGACTTCGACGAGCCGGAGGACTTCCAGCCGCGCCTCGGCGGCCTGGAGCGCAAGGAGGCGATCGGTCTGCCGGGTCTCTCCGAGCCCGAGACCATGCGCCATTACGTGCGCCTCAGCCAGCAGAACTACGGCATCGACACGGGCCTCTTCCCGCTCGGTTCCTGCACAATGAAGCACAATGCGCGTCTCAATGAGCGCATGGCCCGTCTGCCGGGCTTTGCCGACGTGCATCCGCTGCAGCCGGTCTCGACCGTGCAGGGTGCGCTGGAGCTCATGAACGAGCTCGGGCGCTATCTGGTCACGCTCACCAACATGACGGCCGTCGCGCTGTCGCCGAAGGCCGGTGCTCATGGTGAGCTATGCGGCATGATGGCGATCAAGGCCGCCATCGAGGCGAAGGGCGAGGGGGCTACCCGCAACGTGGTGCTGGTGCCCGATTCGGCCCACGGCACGAACCCGGCGACCGCCGCTCTCATCGGCTTCAAGGTGAAGGCGGTGCCGGCGCGCGAGGACGGCTCCGTGCATGTGGAGGACGTGAAGAAGCTGCTCGGCCCCGATGTGGCGGCGATCATGCTGACGAACCCCAATACCTGCGGGCTCTTCGAGCCGCAGGTGGCGGAAATCGCCAAGGCGATCCACGATGCGGGCGCCTATTTCTACTGCGACGGCGCGAACTTCAACGCCATCGTAGGCAAGGCGAAGCCGGGCGACCTCGGCGTCGACGCCATGCACATCAACCTGCACAAGACCTTCTCGACGCCTCACGGCGGCGGCGGCCCGGGCTCGGGTCCGGTGGTGCTCTCCGCGCGCCTTGCGCCCTTCGCTCCGGTGCCGTTCGTGCGCGCCGGTCGGGATGGCGGGTTCGAGCTGGTGGAGCAGGAAAGCGATGCCGCCGAGAAGCCCTTCGGCCGCATGACCGCGTTCCACGGCCAGATGGGCATGTATGTGCGCGCCCTGTCCTACATGCTCTCGCATGGGGCCGACGGCATGAAGCAGGCTTCCGAGGACGCCGTGCTCAATGCCAATTACATCCGGGCCGGACTGTCGGACCTCCTCTCGCTGCCCTTCGGCAACAAACCGTGCATGCACGAGGTGCTGTTCGACGATGCGTGGTTGAAGGACACGGGCGTGACCACGCTCGATGTGGCCAAGGCCATGATCGACGAGGGCTATCACCCGATGACCATGTACTTCCCGCTGGTGGTGCATGGCGCCATGCTGATCGAGCCGACGGAATCCGAATCGAAGTCGTCTCTCGACTTGTTCATTGCGACGCTGCGCGATCTCGCGATGGCCGCGAAGAACGGCGACAAGGAGCGCTTCACCGGTGCCCCGTACCACGCTCCGCGCCGTCGTCTCGACGAGACCCGCGCCGCCCGCAGCCCGGTGCTGAAATGGACGCCGCCGGAGCCGGTGGCCGAGGCCGCGGAGTAA
- the gcvPA gene encoding aminomethyl-transferring glycine dehydrogenase subunit GcvPA codes for MRYLPLSDTDRSEMLARIGVNHVDELFADVPKNLLLKEPVDLPRRKGELEVERILSRMSSKNISASSVPFFVGAGAYKHHVPATVDHLIQRSEFLTSYTPYQPEIAQGTLQYLFEFQTQVAALTGMDVANASMYDGSTGTGEAVLMAHRVTKRRKAVLSGGLHPHYTDVVKTLSDMASDETIILAPDVRGTEDILSQIDDTTSCVVVQSPDVFGNVRDLKPIADKAHQHGALLIAVFTEVVSLGLLKSPGSMGADIVVGEGQSIGNALNFGGPYVGLFATQSKYIRQMPGRLCGETVDADGNRGFVLTLSTREQHIRRDKATSNICTNSGLCSLAFTIHMTLLGEKGLSRLARINHANAVKLADQLSQVKGVEVLNETFFNEFTVKLAKPAAEVVERLAEKGVLAGVPVSRLMPGAGLDNLLLVASTEVNTDDDRAALVAALKEVL; via the coding sequence ATGCGCTATTTGCCTTTGTCCGATACCGACCGTAGCGAGATGCTCGCCCGGATCGGCGTCAACCATGTCGATGAGCTGTTCGCCGACGTGCCGAAGAACCTGCTCCTCAAGGAGCCGGTGGATCTGCCGCGCCGCAAGGGCGAGTTGGAGGTGGAACGCATCCTCTCCCGTATGTCTTCGAAGAACATCTCGGCCTCTTCCGTGCCGTTCTTCGTGGGCGCCGGCGCCTACAAGCACCATGTGCCGGCGACGGTCGATCACCTGATCCAGCGCTCCGAGTTCCTGACGAGCTACACGCCGTATCAGCCGGAGATCGCGCAGGGCACCTTGCAATATCTCTTCGAGTTCCAGACGCAGGTCGCGGCGCTCACCGGCATGGATGTGGCGAATGCCTCCATGTATGACGGCTCTACCGGAACGGGCGAGGCGGTGCTCATGGCGCATCGCGTCACCAAGCGCCGCAAGGCCGTGCTCTCCGGCGGCCTGCATCCGCATTACACGGATGTGGTGAAGACGCTTTCCGACATGGCGAGCGACGAAACAATCATCCTGGCGCCGGATGTGCGCGGCACCGAGGACATCCTTTCGCAGATCGACGACACGACCTCCTGCGTCGTCGTGCAGTCGCCGGACGTGTTCGGCAACGTACGCGACCTGAAGCCCATCGCCGACAAGGCGCACCAGCACGGCGCGCTGCTGATCGCCGTGTTCACCGAAGTGGTGTCGCTCGGCCTGTTGAAATCGCCCGGAAGCATGGGAGCCGACATCGTCGTCGGCGAAGGCCAGTCCATCGGCAACGCGCTGAACTTCGGCGGCCCCTATGTGGGCCTCTTCGCCACGCAGTCGAAATACATCCGCCAGATGCCGGGCCGCCTCTGCGGCGAGACCGTGGACGCGGACGGCAACCGTGGCTTCGTGCTGACGCTCTCGACCCGCGAGCAGCACATCCGCCGCGATAAGGCGACGTCGAATATCTGCACGAATTCAGGGCTTTGCTCGCTCGCCTTCACCATTCACATGACCCTGCTCGGCGAGAAGGGATTGTCGCGTCTCGCCCGCATCAATCATGCGAACGCGGTGAAACTGGCCGACCAATTGAGCCAAGTGAAGGGCGTCGAGGTTCTCAACGAGACGTTCTTCAACGAGTTCACCGTGAAGCTCGCCAAGCCTGCCGCCGAAGTGGTCGAGCGTCTTGCCGAAAAAGGCGTGCTCGCGGGTGTGCCCGTGTCGCGCCTCATGCCGGGTGCCGGCCTCGACAATCTGCTCCTCGTCGCTTCGACCGAAGTGAACACCGATGATGACCGCGCGGCCCTTGTCGCCGCCTTGAAGGAGGTTCTGTGA
- a CDS encoding OsmC family protein has product MAHEYKATIRWTRGEDEIFSDNRYSRGHSWIFDGGIEVPGSASPSVVPLPLSREDAVDPEEAFVAAISSCHMLTFLSIAAKKRFVVDRYEDEALGVMTKNENGKLFVSKVTLDPTIEFSGEKVPTPEQIADMHHLAHKECFIANSVLTEIVVADLPSH; this is encoded by the coding sequence ATGGCGCACGAATACAAGGCGACGATCCGCTGGACGCGGGGAGAGGACGAAATCTTCTCCGACAACCGCTACAGCCGCGGCCATAGCTGGATCTTCGATGGCGGCATCGAAGTGCCGGGCTCCGCATCGCCTTCCGTCGTGCCTTTGCCCCTCTCCCGTGAGGACGCCGTCGATCCGGAGGAGGCGTTCGTGGCAGCAATTTCCAGCTGCCACATGCTGACCTTCCTGTCGATCGCCGCCAAGAAGCGCTTCGTCGTCGACCGTTATGAGGACGAAGCGCTCGGGGTCATGACCAAGAACGAGAACGGAAAGCTCTTCGTGTCCAAGGTCACCCTGGATCCGACAATCGAATTCTCGGGCGAGAAGGTTCCGACGCCGGAGCAGATCGCCGACATGCACCACCTCGCCCACAAGGAATGCTTCATCGCCAACTCCGTTCTCACGGAGATCGTGGTGGCGGACCTTCCCTCGCACTAA
- the gcvH gene encoding glycine cleavage system protein GcvH: MTTRYTKDHEYIRVEGDAGIVGISDYAQSQLGDVVFVELPSVGKNLSKGDEAAVVESVKAASEVYAPVSGEVVEVNSDLEASPGTVNEDPAGRGWFMKLRLTNQSELDGLMTEEQYQEFVKSIS; the protein is encoded by the coding sequence ATGACCACGCGCTACACCAAAGATCACGAATACATCCGCGTCGAGGGCGATGCCGGCATCGTCGGCATCTCCGACTACGCGCAGAGCCAGCTCGGCGACGTCGTCTTCGTGGAGCTGCCGAGCGTCGGCAAGAATCTGTCGAAGGGCGATGAAGCCGCCGTCGTCGAGAGCGTGAAGGCCGCAAGCGAAGTCTATGCGCCCGTCTCCGGCGAAGTGGTCGAAGTCAACAGCGATCTCGAAGCCTCGCCCGGCACCGTGAACGAGGATCCCGCCGGCCGCGGCTGGTTCATGAAGCTCCGCCTCACGAACCAGAGCGAACTCGATGGCCTCATGACCGAGGAGCAGTACCAGGAATTCGTGAAGTCGATTTCCTAA